A stretch of Limanda limanda chromosome 7, fLimLim1.1, whole genome shotgun sequence DNA encodes these proteins:
- the si:ch211-150o23.3 gene encoding uncharacterized protein si:ch211-150o23.3 — MLRFLHILLLAGLLDVLWDRVHAFGGVRLMDGEDKCSGRVEVLRHDRWGTVCDHGWDHREANVVCLELGCGLAELALHNAKFGEGRGAIWLRHVQCTGHESSLTRCAVVLHSNSYCTHENDAGVKCSGTLLTPTLTLLSPHTVFSPGEAVRFGCSVLLGHHLSDLHLYKQGVSTPLVTQRADQTQAGVELTLSDIETSHQGSYNCRYRIRSGFPSQLLSSPPSNSINITVVELLTPQHWYNTSSEAPAGSVIKGHNFNITCSTLQQYPGGSFQLRLIRSNGTVRQSLPALTPSVTFTFSNAQSANEGYYYCLYRVQLGGRTFVSRESQPLPIAIRDPDPLLSPMVISWLVSGLTFVVAVIVIIIVAKVLCNKEKKPSELERETRTCVDNTYVALSINKL, encoded by the exons ATGCTGAGATTCCTTCACATCCTCCTCCTAGCAG GCCTCCTAGATGTTCTATGGGATAGAGTCCATGCTTTTG GTGGGGTCAGACTAATGGATGGGGAGGACAAGTGTTCTGGGAGGGTGGAGGTACTCCGCCATGACCGGTGGGGGACAGTGTGCGACCACGGCTGGGACCATCGGGAGGCGAACGTCGTGTGCTTGGAGCTGGGCTGTGGCTTAGCTGAGTTGGCACTTCATAATGCAAAATTTGGTGAAGGTAGAGGAGCCATCTGGCTGCGCCACGTCCAGTGCACTGGACACGAGTCCAGTTTGACCCGCTGTGCTGTCGTCCTCCACAGTAACTCCTACTGCACCCATGAGAATGATGCGGGGGTGAAATGCTCAG GTACCCTTTTAACGCCCACCCTCACCCTGCTGTCACCTCACACTGTGTTCTCACCCGGGGAGGCCGTTCGCTTTGGCTGCAGTGTGCTGCTGGGTCACCACCTCAGCGACCTCCACCTGTACAAGCAGGGAGTGTCCACGCCGCTGGTGACACAGAGGGCGGACCAGACCCAGGCCGGTGTGGAGCTCACACTGTCCGACATAGAGACTTCCCACCAGGGCAGCTACAATTGTCGTTACAGGATCAGGAGTGGCTTCccctctcagctgctcagctCTCCACCCAGCAACTCCATCAACATCACCGTGG TGGAGCTCTTGACTCCCCAGCACTGGTACAACACGTCCTCTGAGGCCCCGGCTGGTTCCGTCATTAAAGGCCACAATTTTAACATCACCTGCTCCACCTTGCAGCAGTACCCAGGAGGTTCCTTCCAGCTGCGTCTGATCCGGTCCAATGGCACCGTGCGCCAGTCATTACCTGCCCTCACACCGTCCGTCACTTTCACTTTTTCCAACGCCCAGAGCGCCAACGAGGGCTACTACTACTGCCTGTATCGGGTGCAGCTGGGTGGACGCACCTTTGTTTCCAGAGAAAGCCAGCCCCTGCCTATAGCCATAAGAG ACCCAGATCCACTATTGAGTCCAATGGTGATCAGCTGGCTTGTGTCTGGCCTGACGTTTGTGGTAGCTGTCattgttataattattgtgGCCAAGGTACTATGTAACAAGGAGAAGAAGCCCTCTGAACTAGAACGAGAGACCAGAACCT GTGTGGACAACACTTATGTTGCCTTATCAATTAACAAGCTATAA